The Crassaminicella indica genomic interval GAAGACCTTCGCCAATGACTCCTTGGGGTAAACCAGCAATTGGATACAAAACTAGAAAGAAAAATAAATCATCAGATAAATTCATCATCAAGAGAAGAAATCAGAAGTAGTAGAGGAAAAGAGGTCATGGAAAAGATAGTGGCCTTGGCCTCGTAGTCCTCAGGTCAAGCAGATGAAGTTTCCGAAGGGAGGAAAAGTAGGTATGAGTAGATCATTGAAGAAGGGGCCTTTTGTTGAGCCTAAGCTTTTACGCAGAATCGAAGAAATGAATGAAAAAAATGAGAAAAAAGTAATCAAAACATGGTCAAGAGCATCAACAATATTTCCACAAATGATAGGCCATACAATTGCTGTGCATGATGGAAGAAAGCATGTTCCAGTTTATGTAACAGAGGATATGGTTGGTCATAAGTTAGGTGAGTTTGCACCTACAAGAACTTATAGAGGACATGCAGATAACGAAAAATCATCAAAGGTTAAGAAATAGTAAGATAGATACGGAAGGAGGTTGCTAAGGTGGAAGCTAGAGCGATTGCAAAATATGTTCGTATATCTCCAAGAAAAATGAAGCCTGTTGTAGATATGGTTAGAGGAATGAATGCTGATGAGGCGTTAGCTGTTTTAGAATATACGCCAAGAGCTACTGCTAAAATACTTGCAAAGGTAATTCAATCAGCAAAAGCAAATGCAGAAAATAATCATGAGATGGATGCGGATAAATTATATATTGCTGAAGTATATGCAAATCAAGGTCCTACAATGAAGCGTTGGAGAGCAGCTTCAATGGGTCGTGGTGTGAAAATATTAAAAAGAACTAGTCATGTAGGAGTTGTACTAAAAGAAAGAGACTAAGAAGGAGGGAGAAGTAATGGGTCAAAAAGTAAGTCCACACGGCTTAAGGGTTGGTGTGATTAAGGACTGGGATTCTAAATGGTATGCAGATAAAGCAAATTTTGCAGACCTTTTAATCGAAGATAATAAAATTCGTAAGTATATAAAAAAGAAGCTTTATACTTCCGGAATAGCAAGAATCGTTATAGAAAGAGCTGCTAATAATAAAGTAAAGGTAAATATCTTTACAGCAAAGCCTGGTATGGTTATCGGTAAAGCTGGAGCAGGTGTTGAAGAATTAAGAAAAGAAATAGAGAAGCTAACAGGGAAGAGCGTTATTGTAAATATTAATGAAGTGAAAAGAGCAGAGATGGAAGCACAATTAGTTGCTGAAAATGTAGCATTTTCACTAGAAAGAAGGGTATCCTTCAGAAGAGCTATGAAGCAAGCTATTGGTAGAACAATGAAAGCTGGAGCTCAAGGAATTAAAATCATGACATCAGGAAGACTTGGTGGAGCTGAAATGGCAAGAAGTGAGAAGTACAGTGAAGGAAATGTACCTCTTCACACATTAAGAGCGGATATTGATTATGGTTTCGCTGAAGCAGATACTACTTATGGAAAAATTGGTGTAAAAGTATGGATCAATAAAGGAGAAGTTCTTCCTGAAACAAGCGAAGCTGTAAAAGAAATGAGAAGAGCTAATAGAGCAAAGCAAGAATTTAAACCTAGAAGACAAAAAAACGATAGAAGAAATGATAGAAGAAGCGAAAGAAAATAGTTCTAAAGCGAGGGAAGGAGGAAACGGACGATGTTAATGCCTAAAAGAGTAAAGCGTCGTAGAGTGCATAGAGGCAGAATGAAAGGAACAGCACAAAGAGGCAATAAAATAACTTACGGAGAGTATGGAATTATGGCTCTTGAGCCAGCGTGGATTACTTCAAATCAAATTGAAGCTGCCAGAATCGCTATGACGAGATCTATAAAAAGAGGGGGTAAAGTGTGGATTAAGATATTCCCTCATAAGCCAGTAACACAAAAGCCTGCTGAAACACGTATGGGTGCTGGTAAAGGTTCTCCAGAATATTGGGTAGCTGTAGTAAAACCAGGTAGAGTAATGTTTGAATTAGCTGGCGTATCAGAAGAAAAAGCTAGAGAAGCTATGAGACTTGCAATGCATAAGCTTCCTATTAAATGTAAATTTGTAACACGTCAAGATACAGAAAAGGGTGGTGAAGCGAATGAAAGCTAATAAGCTTCGTGATATGACCGTACAAGAATTAAATAATAAATTGATAGAACTTAAAAATGAACTTTTTAATTTAAGATTTCAATTAGCTACAGGTCAGCTTGAAAACCCAATGAAAGTAAAAAGTGTACGAAAAGATATTGCTCGTACAAAAACCATCCTTAGAGAAAAAGAATTAAAGAAGAACGCATAAATAAGGGTACGGAAGGAGGTCTTTACTCGTGGAAAGAACAAGAAGAAAGACAAGAGTAGGTCGTGTAGTAAGTGACAAGATGGAAAAAACTATAGTAGTAGCAGTAGAAGATTTTGTACGTCACCCACTATACGGAAAAGCAGTAAGAAGAACAAAAAAATTCAAAGCTCATGATGAACATAATGAGTGCAGAATTGGCGATCGTGTAAGAATCATGGAAACTAGACCGTTAAGTAAGGACAAAAGATGGAGACTAGTAAATATCGTAGAAAGAGCGAAGTAATTGTATAACCGGAAGGAGGTATTACTATGATTCAACAAGAAACACGCCTAACAGTTGCTGATAATTCAGGAGCTAAAGAGCTATTATGTATTCGTGTACTAGGTGGTTCTAAGCGTAAGTATGCAAATATTGGTGATGTGATTGTTTGTGCAGTTAAAGATGCAACACCAGGCGGTGTTGTTAAAAAGGGACAAGTCGTTAAGGCTGTAGTAGTAAGAAGTAAATTTGGTACTAGACGTGCAGATGGAAGCTATATAAAATTTGATGAAAATGCAGCGGTTGTAATCAAAGATGATAAAACCCCTGTAGGAACTCGTATTTTCGGGCCGGTTGCAAGAGAATTGAGAGAAAGAGATTTCATGAAAATTGTTTCACTTGCACCAGAAGTACTATAGCTTGAGGAGGTGTAATGAAT includes:
- the rpsS gene encoding 30S ribosomal protein S19, yielding MSRSLKKGPFVEPKLLRRIEEMNEKNEKKVIKTWSRASTIFPQMIGHTIAVHDGRKHVPVYVTEDMVGHKLGEFAPTRTYRGHADNEKSSKVKK
- the rplV gene encoding 50S ribosomal protein L22 gives rise to the protein MEARAIAKYVRISPRKMKPVVDMVRGMNADEALAVLEYTPRATAKILAKVIQSAKANAENNHEMDADKLYIAEVYANQGPTMKRWRAASMGRGVKILKRTSHVGVVLKERD
- the rpsC gene encoding 30S ribosomal protein S3, with protein sequence MGQKVSPHGLRVGVIKDWDSKWYADKANFADLLIEDNKIRKYIKKKLYTSGIARIVIERAANNKVKVNIFTAKPGMVIGKAGAGVEELRKEIEKLTGKSVIVNINEVKRAEMEAQLVAENVAFSLERRVSFRRAMKQAIGRTMKAGAQGIKIMTSGRLGGAEMARSEKYSEGNVPLHTLRADIDYGFAEADTTYGKIGVKVWINKGEVLPETSEAVKEMRRANRAKQEFKPRRQKNDRRNDRRSERK
- the rplP gene encoding 50S ribosomal protein L16, translated to MLMPKRVKRRRVHRGRMKGTAQRGNKITYGEYGIMALEPAWITSNQIEAARIAMTRSIKRGGKVWIKIFPHKPVTQKPAETRMGAGKGSPEYWVAVVKPGRVMFELAGVSEEKAREAMRLAMHKLPIKCKFVTRQDTEKGGEANES
- the rpmC gene encoding 50S ribosomal protein L29 — translated: MKANKLRDMTVQELNNKLIELKNELFNLRFQLATGQLENPMKVKSVRKDIARTKTILREKELKKNA
- the rpsQ gene encoding 30S ribosomal protein S17; the protein is MERTRRKTRVGRVVSDKMEKTIVVAVEDFVRHPLYGKAVRRTKKFKAHDEHNECRIGDRVRIMETRPLSKDKRWRLVNIVERAK
- the rplN gene encoding 50S ribosomal protein L14, with translation MIQQETRLTVADNSGAKELLCIRVLGGSKRKYANIGDVIVCAVKDATPGGVVKKGQVVKAVVVRSKFGTRRADGSYIKFDENAAVVIKDDKTPVGTRIFGPVARELRERDFMKIVSLAPEVL